In [Leptolyngbya] sp. PCC 7376, a genomic segment contains:
- a CDS encoding DUF5615 family PIN-like protein, producing MKFWIDAQLPPSLAGWLSATFNVEAEALRDIGLRDAKDEDIFGAAQQQKNVVIMTKDSDFVDLVCRLGTPPQILWITCGNVTNRNLRKLLLATFEQSLIQLRAGVNIIEISD from the coding sequence ATGAAGTTTTGGATAGATGCTCAACTTCCTCCCTCATTAGCAGGCTGGCTAAGTGCAACCTTCAATGTGGAAGCTGAGGCTTTGAGAGATATTGGTTTGCGCGATGCGAAAGATGAGGACATCTTTGGTGCAGCTCAGCAACAAAAAAATGTAGTGATCATGACAAAAGACAGTGATTTTGTTGATCTTGTGTGTCGTTTAGGAACACCTCCTCAAATTCTTTGGATTACCTGTGGCAATGTGACTAACCGTAATCTTAGAAAATTACTGTTAGCTACTTTTGAACAGTCACTTATTCAACTTCGAGCCGGAGTAAATATTATCGAAATCAGTGACTAA
- a CDS encoding RHS repeat-associated core domain-containing protein: MESIDSNLNGLGFGAGDPSILPKQSDDLELSSFDNQSDKPSSLTELETLESLPLATSLLSSINTIFPIGTTALNSEQEAEFDGLIRSSELLTGVTVLAGADVHLDFDETSGNTAEDNQIEEGNQFGTLINGASFQVESDFLGGAVVFDGIDDYVAIVDSESINIGRHATRSLGLWFKLNSLDDEHQIIYEEGGQNRGLNIYVADSQLYVGGWSLPNDKWQGTYLSTGDISVDTWHHVALVLDTESGNRTVQPDSFSGYLDGIQFGSGDGVELFAHGNDIGLGARNGKTLFHDGVGRRPGNYALDGAIADFQLYNRALSSEEVALLAAQDSAPQLDIAIQLVNDTSTSGAPNDDGITRIPDVTAQVETTLTDYRLLASFAGQAIATDITQFVDVNGEINLTQQELENVFGSTLIDGDYSLTLQALDAEGTELTSQSLAFTLDQTAPTIRLESPIVEGIHSPEGRLVGSLTDDSEIAIATYQLDGGTAETITVDADGRFNLPLSVTEGLHQLQVSVTDTAGNQTTQTLDFSAAADTGVTQPDGSQGWYGTTATSVVLGEENSLVSEAYLPVTLGQEEGSRTLSFDVQSIFDRSSDGALGDRLLVYLVDDANPDQTLLDMGVAGTPLFVLGETGAEFQPGLVRYNGTTVEIDTTSIADATEGRLVFQLLNFDGDTGSVIRVDDLENNVDPEGQASPIFPMNRTVVQAGEAIALDDLNISNDLKAVFKQVRFDAATGTYRADLQITNTGQDNLSRRTVIRFGNLPDGVEILGVSGVDAEGNPYINLEEAISTGGLKPNATSAVLEIVVENPDFVPIDWQLDVFNAGINQGPILETIPELTVKPGTPFEFTFAASDSDGDSIQYFLRTDTALPTGLLRGDGTLALDATPEEVGTYTFDVVATDGVNETTQTVSLTVAEDPIKTTRISGTLENIAEEPLAGVLVTIGSLETMTETDGSFFFEIPEGDTLPSDTLKIYADALTGDEVYPFLAEKLPLTLGHEPFLGVENVIERPIYLPPLDVTNGQTIDPAVTSTVTTDAIPGAAVTVAAGSLMDQSGQPFTETLSITEVPLDLTPLTLPPNLSPDMVVTIQPGEMVFDIPAPLSLPNLAGYGPGLQMDLWSINPETGDFDKVGVGQVSADGSVIETIEGGILNSSWHFFAPQPIPLAPIAGSVAVGSAVGGSDAARYQEHTCPQHISSTVDLSSGAVVESHDLVTYQSLGTSRGVQLRYDSLRADPRPIVQFGYSDFDPRAQNPTFTDQLRLMADLTIHGDGFDYQVPGFTGGEFGLNGGEHFWSMTSEVGDVNASLQADLSEFESGIYNYSLNTGIRLFNAGRFLGTSEATQGEIIHINERDSFFGAGWGIVGVQKLIEASDGSILLIDGDGRELVFDPPTNDVYGSPPGDFSTLEKLADGTFRRTMKDQIVYQFDAQNHLVSVTDRNGNQTQHIYENNLLTKIVDPVGLETIFGYTDGKVTSITDPANRTTQLVYDAAGNLIRITDPDQSERTFGYDDQHHMTSEIDKRGNIERTIYDFAGRAVQGVQKDSSTIQVEIAQTKGLYEAEFTASPFNSPLAYREDQNSSLYSDQDGNTSETVLDSAGQNVSSTDENGNTGSVERDENNLIARRVDSRGNIINFTYDNLGNLIESSDRISDLPSTINLNNLDGTNGFKIEGIEQGSRLGYSVSKAGDVNSDGISDIILGSPGSSDGKGKSYIIFGQENNIFDANFDLSTLDGNNGFAFHGGNAGENAGWSVSNAGDINNDGIDDVIIGAPIDIPANIVGAGIGEAYVLFGNSVTADVYSEFFIESLAPIFGFTVNGSQEIDTLGISVSGLGDVNDDGIDDIAIAIPFATGVSGVVERRVLVIFGSTDGFPNSFTEASLDGSNGFVLIGNQDGLGLPGAIDVSGAGDINGDGIDDILIGSGFANSNGLGGAGSSYVVFGRTEGFESSFSLSTLNGINGFTVDGLSQSSRTGMVVSEAGDINGDGINDLIIGAAGIDETYVVFGRIGNYEANFELSSLDGSNGFVIEGVARTGNSNLPFVSSAGDFDGDGFDDIIISAPGVDVDDASSAGAAYLVWGRNGGFAAREDISTLEKVTLSTVIEGASINYRVSSAGDFNNDGYEDLLIGIPFSPTDNGSFSSDGNSYVVFGRQRGEFGTSSYSYDSVFSQLTSYTDELGHQTLFDVDPTNGNILSETRVVGEVGGSDDQVTVYTYTANGLVDLMTDPLGRVTDYDYDSFGRVTQLIVAKGTIDEAIQQFEYDAAGNQTAFIDENGNRTQYGYDELNRLIQLIEADPDGIEPLESPITSFIYDAAGNVASIEDARGHETTFDYDVQHRQTSITNALLGEMEYEYDNSGNVIAEIDERGNVTRYRYDSRDRLIETINPEGGKTRFRYDGNNNLIALEELLDDGTFRSTTFGYDSRDRLIREVDAKGSETLYEYDAANNLTAIVDRNGNRTEFRYDELNRLMETEDARNQVSSQAYDLANNLISSTDELGRIMTYQYDNRNRLTQINHPSPFNAESVNYAYDAVGNLLSVSDELGRTTSYQYDGLNRQVSILDPLGYQTQYQYDANDNLTAVIDALGRTTQFTYDKLNRQRTQIDALGGIVTTGYDASSNVTSITDELNRTTTFEYDRRNLLTKVTDPLEQVTTTTYDILGRVISTTDALGNTTQNRYDNLDRLIETEDATGAVVKYDYYAEGQILRVTDAEQNTTGFRYDELYRLTERDTDSGSEQFVYDAVGNLIGAFDRNQRVKVLNYDQRDRLIKEFWFDDLAHLQETFTAGTPLEELNNLDDSSNPTYLAEYDYNAASELTRASDNYSTYSYEYDLNGRLEEVDNLGTPNLPNVVFNYDYNAVGDRLSVTDTINGQQNGVETFTYDDLSRVTSITQTGTNVTDKRVDFSYDAASQMTGVTRYSDLAGNNVVANSTYTFDSVGRLEELNHLKDGNPLAFYRFEYDDANRLTRFESVDGSSDFDYNERDELTSTDHSYQNDEAYSYDDQGNRTNDGYVTGLENRLLEDGTYTYTYDNEGNRLTRKEIATDIVDEYGWDHLNRLVSITTKDTDGNVIKSIEYTYDIYGRRILKVVDSDGAGTNSAETEAFVYDGEHIALVFDGEENQTHRYLHGPQIDQVLAEETADGEVRWALTDHQGSVRDVIDNDGVILNHITYDSLGNITSETDSEVSFRFSYTGREFDEESGQYFYRARYYDAAIGRFINEDPIGFASGDVNLFRYVNNSPLNYVDPSGLFTETYPPNSLPNPINWLRGGAAFVKNVAPVALKGVAQGSAAVAPFLFLPGGLLNPRATSDSVVPDFIREEESRNQPPRNDEGSMPIPQVNIAEELQKLVEKNRKECEDDDEVYRDFAHGTSKEDALDILTYGINETRARSRYPGGQGLPGSFHTVDLQREPAALQIAYEFGLRKAPDPVILVMRVPESDFDKLEATGQVFTQEIGQSGVNETVFRPSSFETLNRVAIFTEAIDPSK; the protein is encoded by the coding sequence ATGGAAAGTATCGATTCGAATTTGAATGGTCTAGGTTTTGGTGCTGGCGATCCCAGTATTCTGCCAAAACAATCAGATGACTTAGAGCTATCAAGTTTCGACAATCAGAGCGATAAACCGTCATCCCTCACGGAGCTTGAGACTTTAGAAAGTTTGCCATTAGCAACTTCTTTATTAAGCTCAATTAACACGATTTTTCCGATAGGAACTACAGCTTTAAATAGCGAGCAAGAGGCTGAATTTGATGGATTGATTCGTTCTAGTGAACTATTGACAGGAGTCACTGTTTTAGCAGGAGCAGATGTCCATTTAGATTTTGATGAGACCTCTGGAAATACTGCAGAAGATAATCAAATAGAAGAAGGAAATCAGTTTGGTACTTTAATCAATGGGGCTTCATTTCAGGTAGAGTCTGATTTCTTGGGTGGAGCTGTTGTTTTTGATGGGATTGATGATTATGTGGCGATCGTCGATTCAGAATCAATCAATATTGGCAGACATGCTACTCGCTCGTTAGGTTTGTGGTTTAAGCTAAACAGCTTGGATGATGAACACCAGATTATCTATGAGGAAGGAGGGCAGAATCGAGGGCTCAATATTTATGTTGCGGATAGTCAACTCTATGTTGGCGGATGGAGCCTGCCAAATGATAAATGGCAAGGTACATATCTTTCTACGGGCGATATTAGTGTCGATACATGGCATCATGTCGCTTTGGTTTTAGATACAGAGTCAGGAAATAGAACAGTTCAACCTGACTCTTTCTCTGGTTATTTAGATGGCATACAGTTTGGCTCCGGAGATGGAGTTGAGCTATTTGCTCATGGCAACGACATTGGCCTAGGAGCACGTAACGGTAAAACGCTCTTCCACGATGGGGTTGGACGACGACCAGGAAATTATGCACTGGATGGGGCGATCGCCGATTTCCAGCTATACAATCGAGCACTTAGTTCAGAAGAAGTAGCGTTGTTGGCAGCTCAAGATAGTGCACCGCAACTAGATATTGCTATTCAATTGGTGAATGATACTTCTACATCAGGGGCACCAAATGATGATGGTATTACTCGTATTCCTGATGTGACAGCTCAAGTTGAAACGACGCTGACGGATTATCGTCTTCTGGCTTCTTTTGCTGGTCAAGCAATAGCAACGGATATTACCCAGTTTGTGGATGTTAATGGTGAAATCAATCTGACTCAGCAAGAGCTGGAAAATGTATTTGGGTCAACTCTCATTGATGGCGACTATAGCTTGACGCTACAAGCACTCGATGCAGAAGGCACTGAACTGACATCACAGTCTTTAGCTTTTACGTTAGATCAAACTGCGCCAACCATACGGTTAGAGAGTCCGATTGTTGAAGGTATCCATAGTCCAGAAGGGCGCTTAGTGGGTTCACTTACTGATGATTCAGAGATTGCGATCGCCACTTATCAGCTAGATGGTGGGACGGCAGAAACGATTACTGTCGATGCGGATGGTCGTTTTAATTTGCCACTCTCAGTCACAGAAGGATTGCATCAATTGCAGGTGAGTGTGACAGATACAGCCGGAAACCAAACAACGCAAACATTAGATTTCTCGGCGGCGGCAGATACTGGTGTCACTCAGCCGGATGGTAGCCAAGGTTGGTATGGCACAACTGCAACATCGGTGGTTTTAGGGGAAGAAAATAGTCTGGTTAGTGAAGCCTATTTACCTGTAACCCTTGGACAAGAAGAAGGGAGTCGCACTCTATCATTCGATGTTCAATCTATTTTTGATCGGTCAAGTGATGGGGCATTAGGCGATCGCCTGTTGGTCTATCTCGTTGATGATGCCAACCCTGACCAAACCTTATTGGATATGGGGGTTGCTGGGACTCCTCTATTTGTTTTGGGAGAAACAGGAGCAGAATTCCAGCCAGGGTTAGTTCGTTACAACGGCACAACAGTTGAAATCGATACCACTTCCATCGCTGATGCAACTGAGGGAAGATTAGTCTTCCAATTACTCAACTTTGATGGCGATACAGGTAGTGTTATTCGGGTCGATGATCTGGAAAACAATGTAGATCCAGAAGGTCAAGCGAGTCCGATATTTCCCATGAATCGCACTGTTGTCCAGGCAGGAGAGGCGATCGCCCTAGATGACTTAAATATTTCAAATGATCTAAAAGCTGTCTTTAAACAAGTTCGTTTTGATGCTGCTACTGGAACTTATCGCGCTGACTTACAAATCACAAATACAGGTCAAGATAATCTCAGTCGTCGCACCGTAATTCGCTTTGGAAACCTTCCTGATGGTGTTGAAATTCTGGGAGTCTCTGGCGTTGATGCAGAGGGTAATCCTTACATCAATTTAGAAGAGGCAATCTCAACAGGTGGCTTGAAGCCTAATGCGACATCCGCTGTTCTTGAAATCGTTGTTGAAAATCCCGATTTCGTACCCATTGACTGGCAGCTAGATGTCTTCAATGCTGGTATTAATCAAGGACCTATTCTCGAAACAATTCCTGAATTGACTGTCAAACCGGGAACGCCATTCGAATTTACTTTTGCTGCTAGTGATAGCGATGGCGATTCTATCCAATACTTCCTTCGCACTGATACAGCTTTACCCACAGGATTGTTGCGAGGTGATGGTACTCTCGCGCTTGATGCAACCCCGGAAGAAGTTGGTACTTATACCTTTGATGTCGTTGCAACTGATGGCGTTAATGAAACAACTCAGACTGTGAGCCTCACTGTTGCCGAAGACCCCATTAAAACAACAAGAATTTCCGGCACTTTAGAAAATATTGCAGAGGAACCTCTAGCTGGCGTTCTGGTAACTATTGGCTCACTGGAGACAATGACTGAAACTGATGGTTCATTCTTCTTTGAAATCCCAGAAGGTGACACCTTACCAAGTGACACCTTAAAAATCTATGCCGATGCTTTAACTGGCGATGAAGTTTATCCGTTCCTTGCTGAAAAATTGCCTTTGACCTTGGGTCATGAGCCATTCCTAGGTGTAGAGAATGTGATTGAGCGCCCGATTTATCTACCTCCTCTAGATGTTACTAACGGTCAAACCATAGATCCAGCTGTAACAAGTACCGTCACAACTGATGCAATACCTGGTGCTGCTGTCACTGTGGCTGCTGGTAGCCTCATGGATCAATCTGGCCAACCATTCACTGAAACGCTCAGCATTACGGAAGTTCCTCTTGACCTCACACCTCTGACATTACCACCCAACTTATCCCCCGACATGGTGGTAACTATTCAGCCAGGCGAGATGGTCTTTGATATTCCCGCTCCTTTATCTCTCCCAAATCTGGCAGGATATGGCCCTGGTTTACAGATGGACTTATGGTCGATCAATCCAGAAACCGGTGATTTCGATAAAGTAGGCGTCGGTCAAGTGAGTGCTGATGGCTCGGTTATAGAAACGATTGAAGGTGGCATTCTAAATAGCAGCTGGCATTTCTTTGCGCCACAACCGATTCCTCTTGCCCCGATTGCTGGTTCGGTAGCTGTTGGGTCAGCAGTGGGAGGAAGTGATGCTGCGAGATATCAGGAACATACTTGTCCACAACACATAAGCTCAACCGTTGATTTAAGTTCAGGGGCCGTCGTTGAATCCCATGACTTAGTTACATATCAATCTTTGGGAACTAGTCGTGGTGTGCAGTTACGGTATGACTCACTGAGAGCTGATCCTCGGCCAATAGTACAGTTTGGCTACAGTGACTTTGACCCTCGTGCTCAGAATCCTACTTTCACAGATCAATTACGGTTGATGGCTGACTTGACCATCCATGGTGATGGTTTTGACTATCAAGTCCCTGGTTTTACCGGAGGTGAATTTGGTCTTAATGGTGGTGAGCACTTCTGGTCAATGACTAGTGAAGTTGGGGATGTAAATGCTTCACTTCAAGCAGATTTGAGCGAGTTTGAATCTGGTATTTATAACTACTCCCTGAATACAGGTATTCGACTGTTTAATGCTGGCCGCTTTTTGGGAACTTCCGAAGCGACTCAAGGCGAAATTATTCATATCAATGAGCGTGATAGTTTTTTTGGAGCAGGTTGGGGAATTGTTGGTGTCCAGAAACTGATTGAGGCTTCTGATGGATCGATACTACTCATTGATGGCGATGGTCGTGAACTAGTATTTGATCCTCCTACAAATGATGTTTATGGCTCTCCTCCAGGAGATTTCTCAACCTTAGAAAAGTTGGCTGATGGGACGTTCCGCCGAACAATGAAAGACCAAATAGTCTACCAGTTTGATGCTCAAAACCATCTTGTTTCAGTTACTGACCGGAATGGAAATCAGACGCAACATATCTATGAAAATAACTTATTAACCAAGATTGTTGACCCGGTTGGATTGGAAACTATTTTTGGTTATACCGATGGCAAGGTCACCAGCATTACTGACCCAGCTAATCGAACAACTCAACTGGTTTATGATGCTGCTGGAAATCTAATTCGCATTACTGATCCTGACCAATCAGAACGGACATTTGGATATGATGACCAGCATCATATGACGTCTGAGATTGATAAGCGCGGCAATATAGAGCGGACGATCTATGATTTTGCAGGACGCGCAGTTCAAGGGGTTCAGAAGGATAGCTCGACTATTCAGGTAGAAATAGCTCAGACAAAAGGCTTATATGAGGCTGAATTCACAGCGTCGCCTTTCAATTCGCCCTTAGCTTATCGAGAAGACCAAAATTCATCTTTATATTCTGATCAAGATGGTAATACTTCTGAAACAGTTCTCGATAGTGCTGGACAAAATGTTTCCTCAACAGATGAAAATGGTAATACAGGCTCAGTGGAGCGGGATGAAAACAATCTAATCGCTCGACGCGTCGATTCAAGAGGAAATATCATCAATTTCACCTACGATAATTTAGGTAATCTTATTGAATCATCTGATCGAATTTCTGATTTACCATCAACGATTAACTTAAATAATTTAGATGGAACCAATGGGTTCAAAATTGAAGGTATAGAGCAAGGTAGTCGGCTTGGATATTCTGTTAGCAAAGCAGGGGATGTTAATAGCGATGGTATCTCCGATATTATTCTTGGCTCTCCTGGTAGTAGCGATGGTAAAGGTAAAAGTTACATTATTTTTGGCCAAGAAAATAATATTTTCGATGCAAACTTTGACTTATCTACTCTCGACGGCAATAACGGTTTTGCGTTCCATGGTGGTAACGCAGGGGAAAATGCGGGTTGGTCTGTAAGCAATGCAGGAGATATTAATAATGATGGTATTGATGACGTTATTATCGGAGCACCTATTGATATTCCTGCGAATATTGTTGGGGCAGGAATTGGAGAAGCATATGTTCTTTTTGGCAATTCAGTAACTGCTGATGTCTATTCTGAGTTTTTTATTGAAAGCTTAGCTCCAATCTTTGGCTTCACTGTTAATGGCTCTCAAGAAATTGATACTTTAGGTATTTCAGTAAGCGGATTGGGAGATGTCAATGATGATGGAATCGATGATATTGCTATAGCTATACCTTTTGCTACAGGAGTGAGTGGCGTTGTTGAGCGAAGAGTATTGGTAATCTTCGGTTCGACGGATGGTTTTCCTAATAGTTTTACTGAAGCTTCTTTAGATGGTAGCAATGGTTTTGTTCTTATTGGGAATCAAGACGGATTGGGACTCCCTGGAGCTATTGATGTTAGTGGGGCTGGAGACATTAATGGAGATGGAATCGATGACATCCTCATTGGCTCTGGCTTCGCTAATTCTAATGGTCTTGGAGGAGCTGGCTCAAGCTATGTTGTATTTGGACGTACAGAAGGTTTTGAATCAAGCTTTAGCTTATCTACCTTAAATGGAATCAATGGATTTACAGTTGATGGTTTAAGTCAATCATCTCGTACTGGCATGGTCGTCAGTGAAGCAGGAGATATTAATGGCGATGGTATAAATGATCTTATTATTGGCGCAGCAGGCATTGACGAAACCTATGTTGTTTTTGGTCGTATAGGAAATTATGAAGCCAACTTCGAGCTATCTTCCTTGGATGGTAGTAATGGCTTTGTCATCGAAGGAGTAGCGCGTACTGGTAACTCAAATCTTCCTTTTGTAAGTAGTGCGGGTGACTTTGATGGTGATGGTTTTGATGACATCATTATTTCAGCACCAGGTGTTGACGTTGATGATGCTTCTAGCGCTGGAGCTGCTTATCTTGTTTGGGGAAGGAATGGTGGTTTTGCTGCTAGAGAAGATATTTCTACCTTAGAGAAGGTTACACTTTCAACAGTCATTGAAGGCGCTTCTATTAACTACAGAGTTAGTAGTGCAGGAGATTTTAATAACGATGGTTATGAAGATCTTTTGATTGGTATACCATTTAGTCCAACTGATAATGGAAGTTTTAGCAGCGATGGCAATAGTTACGTTGTATTTGGCCGCCAGCGTGGAGAATTTGGGACTTCATCCTATAGTTATGATTCGGTATTTAGTCAGCTAACAAGCTATACGGATGAATTGGGGCATCAGACTTTATTTGATGTTGATCCTACCAATGGAAATATTCTCTCTGAAACGCGAGTAGTTGGCGAAGTTGGTGGTAGTGATGATCAGGTTACTGTATATACCTATACTGCCAATGGGTTGGTTGACTTGATGACGGATCCTTTGGGTCGAGTCACGGATTATGATTATGATTCCTTTGGCCGTGTTACTCAGCTTATTGTCGCTAAAGGAACGATAGATGAAGCGATTCAACAGTTTGAGTATGATGCAGCAGGAAATCAGACTGCATTTATTGATGAAAATGGTAATCGTACTCAGTATGGCTACGACGAGCTTAATCGTTTAATACAACTCATTGAAGCAGATCCAGATGGTATAGAGCCTCTAGAATCTCCAATTACTTCCTTCATTTATGATGCAGCAGGTAATGTTGCCAGTATTGAGGATGCTCGCGGTCACGAAACAACTTTTGATTACGATGTTCAGCATCGCCAGACTTCTATTACTAATGCTTTGCTCGGTGAAATGGAGTATGAGTATGACAACTCCGGTAATGTAATTGCGGAGATTGATGAGCGGGGTAATGTTACTCGATATCGCTATGATTCACGCGATCGCCTAATCGAAACTATCAATCCAGAAGGTGGAAAAACTCGATTTAGATATGACGGCAATAATAATTTAATTGCCTTAGAAGAACTGTTGGATGATGGTACATTCCGCAGTACAACGTTTGGCTATGATTCGCGCGATCGCCTGATTCGTGAAGTAGATGCTAAAGGTTCTGAAACTTTGTATGAGTATGATGCGGCTAATAATTTGACCGCGATTGTTGATCGTAATGGCAACCGTACTGAGTTTCGTTATGACGAGCTTAATCGCTTAATGGAAACTGAGGATGCACGGAATCAGGTTTCGTCTCAGGCCTATGATTTAGCAAATAATTTAATTAGTTCTACTGATGAACTGGGTCGCATAATGACCTATCAGTATGACAACAGAAATCGCCTCACCCAGATTAATCATCCCAGTCCATTTAATGCAGAGTCCGTTAATTATGCCTACGATGCTGTTGGCAATTTGCTGTCTGTTTCGGATGAGCTGGGTCGTACCACTTCCTATCAATATGATGGCCTGAATCGTCAAGTCTCAATATTGGATCCGCTGGGTTATCAAACTCAGTATCAATATGATGCGAATGATAATCTTACGGCGGTTATTGATGCTCTCGGACGGACAACACAATTCACCTACGACAAGCTGAATCGTCAACGCACCCAAATTGATGCGCTCGGTGGAATAGTAACAACGGGCTATGATGCATCCAGTAATGTCACATCGATCACAGATGAGCTGAATCGCACAACGACTTTTGAATACGATCGCCGCAATCTCCTGACAAAGGTCACCGATCCTCTTGAACAAGTTACAACGACAACCTATGACATTTTGGGTCGAGTAATTTCGACAACTGATGCTCTCGGAAATACGACTCAAAATCGCTATGATAATCTCGACCGCCTCATTGAAACAGAGGATGCAACAGGGGCAGTGGTTAAATATGACTATTATGCGGAAGGTCAAATTCTGAGAGTTACCGATGCAGAACAGAACACCACTGGCTTCCGTTATGATGAACTCTATCGATTGACGGAGCGTGACACAGATTCTGGCAGTGAACAGTTTGTTTATGATGCTGTTGGCAACCTCATTGGTGCTTTTGATCGTAATCAGAGAGTAAAAGTCTTGAATTATGATCAGCGTGATCGTCTTATCAAGGAATTCTGGTTTGATGACTTAGCCCATCTACAAGAGACATTTACGGCGGGTACTCCACTTGAAGAGCTAAATAATTTGGATGACTCTAGTAACCCGACTTATTTGGCAGAATATGACTACAATGCCGCCAGTGAATTAACTCGCGCGAGTGATAACTATTCGACCTATAGCTATGAATATGACCTCAATGGTCGTCTAGAAGAAGTTGATAATCTCGGCACGCCAAATCTCCCCAATGTGGTCTTTAACTATGACTACAATGCGGTGGGCGATCGCCTCTCAGTTACAGACACAATCAACGGCCAACAAAATGGCGTTGAAACATTCACCTATGATGACCTGAGTCGAGTTACCTCTATTACCCAAACCGGAACGAATGTCACCGATAAGCGGGTTGACTTTAGCTACGATGCAGCAAGTCAGATGACTGGGGTGACACGTTACAGCGATTTGGCGGGCAATAATGTTGTCGCAAATTCCACCTATACCTTTGATTCTGTCGGTCGTCTGGAAGAACTAAATCATCTCAAAGATGGCAATCCCCTTGCGTTCTATCGATTTGAGTATGACGATGCGAATCGACTGACACGCTTTGAATCGGTGGATGGCAGTAGTGACTTTGATTACAACGAACGGGATGAGCTGACCTCAACCGACCACAGTTATCAAAATGATGAGGCTTACAGTTATGACGACCAAGGCAATCGCACCAATGATGGCTATGTCACTGGTCTAGAGAATCGATTATTAGAGGATGGCACCTATACCTACACCTATGACAACGAAGGAAATCGCCTAACTCGCAAGGAAATTGCCACGGACATCGTTGATGAATATGGCTGGGATCATCTCAATCGCCTCGTGAGTATCACCACTAAAGATACTGATGGCAATGTCATCAAATCCATCGAATATACCTATGACATCTATGGTCGCCGCATCCTGAAGGTGGTTGACAGTGATGGTGCTGGCACAAATTCTGCTGAAACAGAAGCCTTTGTTTACGACGGTGAGCACATTGCACTAGTCTTCGATGGGGAAGAGAATCAAACCCACCGATATTTGCATGGGCCACAGATTGATCAGGTCTTAGCGGAAGAAACTGCTGATGGCGAAGTGCGTTGGGCATTAACGGATCATCAGGGTTCGGTGCGGGATGTCATCGATAATGACGGCGTAATTCTCAATCACATCACCTATGACAGCTTAGGTAATATCACTAGTGAAACTGATAGTGAAGTCAGTTTTCGCTTTAGCTATACAGGTCGAGAATTTGATGAGGAGTCAGGTCAGTATTTCTATCGAGCGAGATATTACGATGCGGCGATCGGGCGCTTTATTAATGAAGATCCAATCGGCTTTGCTAGCGGTGACGTAAATCTCTTCCGTTATGTAAATAATAGTCCCTTGAACTATGTTGATCCTTCTGGATTATTCACTGAGACATATCCACCAAACTCTCTCCCAAATCCGATTAATTGGCTCAGAGGAGGTGCTGCTTTTGTCAAAAATGTTGCTCCAGTAGCATTAAAGGGCGTTGCACAAGGTTCAGCTGCCGTAGCACCATTTCTATTCCTTCCTGGCGGGTTGTTGAATCCTCGTGCGACTTCAGATAGCGTAGTTCCTGATTTTATCCGAGAAGAAGAGTCCCGTAATCAACCTCCTCGAAATGACGAAGGCTCGATGCCTATTCCGCAAGTAAATATAGCTGAAGAACTGCAAAAGTTAGTAGAAAAGAACCGAAAAGAATGTGAAGACGATGACGAAGTTTACAGAGATTTTGCCCATGGCACATCTAAAGAGGACGCCCTTGACATCTTAACTTATGGTATCAATGAGACACGTGCTAGAAGTCGATATCCTGGAGGACAAGGGCTGCCGGGAAGTTTTCATACAGTTGATCTCCAGAGAGAGCCAGCAGCACTTCAAATTGCTTATGAGTTTGGACTTAGAAAGGCTCCGGATCCTGTGATTCTAGTTATGCGAGTGCCGGAATCTGACTTTGATAAATTAGAAGCAACAGGTCAAGTTTTCACACAAGAAATTGGGCAGTCAGGAGTTAACGAAACTGTTTTCAGACCTAGTTCTTTTGAAACTTTAAATAGAGTTGCTATTTTCACTGAAGCTATTGATCCAAGTAAATAA
- a CDS encoding DUF433 domain-containing protein: MSKSNNLLSRITQTPGQCGGRPCIRGMRIRVCDILEMLAESVSADELLEDFPDLEFADIQACLIFAAKRTEFPRLTA, from the coding sequence ATGAGTAAATCGAATAATCTATTATCCCGTATCACCCAAACCCCTGGACAATGTGGCGGTCGCCCTTGCATTCGAGGCATGCGTATTCGTGTTTGTGACATCCTCGAAATGCTTGCTGAAAGTGTCAGTGCTGATGAGCTTTTAGAGGACTTTCCCGATCTGGAGTTTGCAGATATTCAAGCTTGTCTGATTTTTGCGGCTAAACGAACTGAATTCCCTCGTCTAACAGCATGA